Proteins from one Desulfonema limicola genomic window:
- the gcvPB gene encoding aminomethyl-transferring glycine dehydrogenase subunit GcvPB, with product MKQSSGTRGLIMNEPLLWEKGKKGRCGISIPKSDVKSSSMDKEFLGDPPDFPDLSEVDVVRHYTRMSQWNFGVDTGMYPLGSCTMKYNPKINEKQAALPGFAGAHPMLPPELSQGTLKLMYDLEKYLCEITGMNAATLQPAAGAHGELTAMLLFHACLKKRGQKRNKILIPDTAHGTNPASASLCGFKSIPAASNEQGVLSPETVATLMDEDTAGIMVTNPNTLGLFEENIKKIAEIVHNKGGLVYCDGANLNAVMGIVKMGSIGIDAIHLNLHKTFSTPHGGGGPGAGPVCVTKELEPFLPVPRAVKKGDAYELKYDYPDTIGRIHAFYGNFGILIRAYSYILSMGKNLKTASQYAVLSANYIKQQLKPVLHLPYDRPCMHECVFTDKFQEPYKITTLDMVKRLMDYGFHPPTIYFPLVVSGAIMIEPTDTESKENIDEFIQAFKNIVKEACETPELLKNAPSITKVRRLDEAAAARKPCLCG from the coding sequence ATGAAACAGTCATCAGGCACAAGGGGACTTATTATGAACGAGCCTCTGCTCTGGGAAAAGGGGAAAAAAGGCAGATGCGGGATTTCCATACCCAAATCCGATGTTAAATCTTCTTCCATGGATAAGGAATTTCTCGGCGATCCCCCTGATTTCCCGGATTTAAGCGAGGTTGATGTTGTTCGCCATTATACGCGCATGTCCCAGTGGAATTTCGGGGTTGATACAGGCATGTATCCTTTGGGTTCATGCACCATGAAATATAATCCCAAGATTAATGAAAAACAGGCAGCCCTTCCAGGATTTGCAGGCGCTCATCCCATGCTCCCGCCTGAACTTTCCCAGGGAACATTAAAACTTATGTATGACCTGGAAAAGTATTTATGCGAAATAACAGGCATGAACGCTGCAACCCTGCAGCCGGCAGCAGGTGCCCACGGAGAGCTTACAGCCATGCTTTTGTTTCACGCCTGCCTTAAAAAAAGAGGGCAGAAAAGAAATAAAATCCTGATCCCGGATACAGCCCACGGAACCAACCCTGCAAGCGCTTCCCTGTGCGGTTTTAAATCCATCCCAGCCGCTTCAAACGAACAAGGTGTTTTATCCCCTGAAACCGTTGCTACTCTTATGGATGAGGACACGGCAGGCATTATGGTAACAAATCCAAATACCCTGGGTCTTTTTGAGGAAAATATAAAAAAAATAGCTGAAATTGTTCATAATAAAGGCGGGCTTGTTTATTGTGACGGTGCAAATTTAAATGCTGTCATGGGCATTGTTAAAATGGGCAGCATAGGCATTGATGCCATCCATCTCAACCTGCACAAAACCTTTTCAACCCCCCACGGTGGAGGAGGACCAGGAGCAGGCCCGGTCTGTGTTACAAAAGAGCTTGAACCTTTTTTACCTGTTCCCCGTGCTGTAAAAAAAGGCGATGCTTATGAACTCAAATACGACTATCCTGACACCATCGGCAGGATTCACGCTTTTTACGGGAATTTCGGGATATTAATCAGGGCATACAGCTACATTCTTTCAATGGGAAAAAACCTGAAAACTGCAAGCCAGTATGCAGTATTAAGTGCTAACTACATAAAACAGCAGCTTAAACCTGTTCTCCACCTTCCCTATGACAGACCATGTATGCACGAATGCGTATTTACCGACAAATTCCAGGAACCCTATAAAATAACAACCTTAGACATGGTAAAACGCCTTATGGACTACGGATTCCATCCTCCCACAATCTATTTTCCCCTGGTTGTCTCCGGGGCAATCATGATAGAACCCACTGACACGGAATCAAAGGAAAACATAGACGAATTCATACAGGCATTTAAAAACATAGTAAAAGAAGCCTGCGAAACCCCGGAACTCCTGAAAAACGCACCCTCAATAACCAAAGTCAGAAGACTTGACGAAGCAGCAGCAGCCAGAAAGCCGTGTCTGTGCGGATAA
- a CDS encoding 4Fe-4S dicluster domain-containing protein, with protein MNKNISRRAFLKGSIAAACTISASAVPCTAQKTGREKHLATLIDIRKCIGCGECVEACREANAEKYPVPKKPFPKMYPERSKPEDWSDKKEDRDQLTPYNWLFIQTLYLNINGEESSLTIPRRCMHCVNPPCVKLCPWGAAKQFENGISQIDDSLCFGGSKCKNVCPWKIPQRQSGVGLYLDVMPSLAGNGVMYKCDRCYTRLAKGENPACIDACPEEVQTIGPRDEIIKQAHALAKEINGYIYGEKENGGTNTIYVSPVPFEELNKAAAKGEPHLKTVHDTMSDANKLASAMIIAPFAGAAAAFGKYYKSAKNS; from the coding sequence ATGAATAAAAATATATCAAGGCGGGCGTTTTTAAAAGGCAGTATTGCAGCAGCATGTACCATCAGTGCTTCTGCTGTTCCGTGTACAGCACAAAAAACAGGTAGAGAAAAACATCTTGCCACACTTATTGACATCCGCAAGTGTATAGGATGCGGGGAATGTGTAGAAGCATGCAGGGAGGCAAATGCTGAAAAATATCCGGTTCCCAAAAAACCTTTTCCAAAAATGTATCCTGAAAGATCAAAGCCTGAAGACTGGTCTGATAAAAAAGAAGACAGGGATCAGCTAACTCCTTATAACTGGCTTTTTATCCAGACCCTGTATCTGAATATTAATGGAGAAGAATCAAGCCTGACTATTCCAAGGCGTTGTATGCACTGCGTAAATCCCCCGTGCGTAAAACTCTGTCCCTGGGGAGCAGCAAAACAGTTTGAAAACGGTATTTCTCAAATAGATGATAGTCTCTGCTTTGGCGGATCAAAATGCAAAAACGTATGCCCCTGGAAAATTCCCCAGCGCCAGTCAGGTGTCGGCCTTTATCTTGATGTTATGCCATCCCTTGCAGGAAACGGGGTTATGTATAAATGCGACCGTTGTTACACAAGGCTTGCAAAAGGAGAAAATCCTGCATGTATTGATGCCTGTCCTGAAGAAGTACAGACCATAGGACCCCGTGATGAAATCATAAAACAGGCTCATGCACTGGCAAAAGAGATTAATGGCTATATTTACGGGGAAAAGGAAAACGGGGGAACCAATACAATCTATGTTTCACCTGTACCTTTTGAAGAACTCAACAAGGCTGCTGCCAAAGGAGAACCCCATCTTAAAACTGTACATGATACCATGTCTGATGCCAATAAGCTGGCATCTGCCATGATTATAGCACCTTTTGCAGGTGCGGCGGCGGCTTTTGGAAAATATTATAAATCAGCTAAAAACAGCTGA
- the gcvH gene encoding glycine cleavage system protein GcvH gives MSKEISELVFVDGIKYAKDHEWAKQEGDKVIIGISDYAQDQLGEVVFVEMPEIGSEFETGDEFGTVESTKAVSELYLPLGGRVAEINKELEDDPELVNKSPYEKGWIIKIEPKDLGELDQLMDKDAYLNMLKG, from the coding sequence ATGAGTAAAGAAATCAGTGAACTTGTTTTTGTTGACGGGATTAAATATGCAAAGGATCATGAATGGGCAAAACAGGAAGGAGACAAGGTTATAATCGGCATAAGCGATTATGCCCAGGATCAGCTTGGAGAGGTTGTTTTTGTGGAAATGCCTGAGATTGGCAGCGAATTTGAAACAGGCGATGAATTCGGCACTGTGGAATCCACAAAAGCAGTTTCCGAGCTTTATCTGCCTTTGGGCGGCAGGGTTGCTGAAATAAACAAGGAGCTTGAAGACGATCCTGAACTGGTAAACAAATCCCCTTATGAAAAAGGCTGGATTATTAAAATTGAGCCAAAGGACTTAGGGGAACTTGATCAACTCATGGATAAGGATGCTTATCTTAACATGCTGAAAGGATAG
- a CDS encoding AbrB/MazE/SpoVT family DNA-binding domain-containing protein: MEQIIRIRDIKLISIGNSKGVCIPKSLLKKYNFNDSLLLEETDNGLLLRSKNNKKLSWEDTYKSMAVEKEDWSDFDISISDGLGHEEF; this comes from the coding sequence ATGGAGCAAATTATTCGTATAAGGGATATTAAGTTAATATCTATTGGAAATTCAAAAGGAGTCTGCATACCCAAATCACTGCTGAAAAAATATAATTTCAATGACTCTCTTTTGCTTGAAGAAACAGATAATGGCCTGCTTCTTAGAAGTAAAAATAACAAAAAGCTTTCCTGGGAAGATACATATAAGAGCATGGCTGTTGAAAAAGAGGATTGGAGCGATTTTGATATAAGCATTTCTGATGGATTGGGCCATGAAGAATTTTGA
- the hutH gene encoding histidine ammonia-lyase yields MKTITLDFQGMTLDDLIDIARNGAKAAISENSEKLIKKSRCLIEKWVREEKNIYGVTTGFGDLSRVTISSKDTRTLQKNLLMSHAAGVGNPFDQEIVRAVMALRIKDLARGHSSICINTVRLLIDILNKGICPVIPEKGSVGASGDLCPLAHMSLVLMGMGQAFYKGELLDGAEALKRCGLKPVQLESGEGLALTNGTQVMTGIGGLAVYDALNLCRLIDIAACMSLEVLMGSRTEFDPRIQQVRPHPGQAAAADNMLRITQNSEIVSSHKDCCRVQDAYTLRCSPQVHGASYDAVKYAAGVIETEINSSTGNPLIFHDTEEFLTGGNFHGQPVALAMDFMAMALAELADISERRIERLVNPMLSGLPAFLVSDGGLNSGFMIAQYTAASLVSENKVLAHPACVDSIPTSANKEDHVSMGTISARKCREILKNAESVIAIEFLCAAQALDLFTNLKPGKGTLAAYELIRESISSLEKDRIIASDIQAMKKIMADKKLIKAVEDKVGKLL; encoded by the coding sequence TTGAAAACTATAACACTGGATTTCCAGGGAATGACCTTGGACGATCTTATTGATATTGCCCGAAACGGTGCAAAGGCTGCAATCAGTGAGAATTCTGAAAAATTAATAAAAAAATCAAGATGCTTGATAGAAAAATGGGTCAGGGAAGAAAAAAATATATACGGAGTAACAACAGGATTCGGGGATTTGAGCCGTGTTACGATCTCTTCCAAAGATACCAGGACCCTTCAGAAAAATCTTCTTATGAGCCATGCTGCAGGAGTGGGAAATCCTTTTGACCAGGAGATTGTCAGGGCTGTAATGGCTCTCAGGATAAAAGACCTTGCCAGGGGGCATTCAAGCATTTGCATTAACACAGTCCGTCTTTTAATTGACATTCTTAACAAAGGTATCTGTCCTGTAATTCCTGAAAAAGGTTCAGTTGGAGCAAGCGGTGATCTCTGTCCCCTTGCTCATATGTCTCTTGTGCTGATGGGAATGGGACAGGCTTTTTACAAAGGTGAACTCCTGGACGGAGCAGAAGCCCTGAAAAGATGCGGGCTTAAACCTGTTCAGCTTGAATCAGGAGAAGGGCTTGCTTTAACAAATGGAACCCAGGTTATGACCGGCATAGGCGGGCTTGCTGTTTATGATGCTCTTAATTTGTGCAGGCTTATTGATATTGCAGCATGTATGAGCCTTGAAGTGCTTATGGGAAGCCGTACTGAATTTGATCCCAGGATCCAGCAGGTCAGACCCCATCCAGGACAGGCCGCAGCAGCGGATAATATGCTCCGCATAACTCAAAACAGTGAGATTGTTTCATCCCACAAGGACTGCTGCAGGGTCCAGGATGCCTATACCCTGAGATGTTCTCCCCAGGTTCACGGGGCGAGTTATGATGCTGTTAAATATGCTGCTGGTGTAATAGAAACAGAGATAAATTCATCAACAGGCAATCCTCTTATTTTTCATGATACAGAAGAATTTCTTACAGGAGGCAATTTCCACGGACAGCCAGTTGCTCTTGCAATGGATTTTATGGCAATGGCTCTGGCGGAACTGGCTGATATTTCAGAAAGAAGGATTGAGCGCCTGGTAAATCCCATGTTAAGCGGCCTTCCTGCGTTTCTTGTAAGTGACGGGGGTTTAAACTCTGGTTTTATGATTGCCCAATATACAGCAGCCTCCCTGGTTTCTGAAAACAAGGTTCTGGCACATCCTGCATGTGTTGACTCCATACCAACCTCTGCCAACAAGGAAGATCATGTTTCAATGGGCACTATTTCTGCAAGAAAATGCAGGGAGATTTTAAAAAATGCAGAAAGCGTTATTGCCATAGAATTTTTATGCGCCGCCCAGGCCCTTGATCTTTTTACAAACCTAAAACCTGGAAAAGGAACCCTTGCAGCTTATGAATTAATAAGGGAATCCATTTCTTCCCTGGAAAAAGACCGGATTATAGCAAGTGATATTCAAGCCATGAAAAAGATAATGGCTGATAAAAAACTTATAAAAGCAGTTGAAGATAAGGTAGGAAAACTTTTATAA
- a CDS encoding aminomethyltransferase family protein: MENIKKTLLNQWHKSQGANMAEFGGYDMPLWYLSAKNEHMTVITDAGLFDTSHMASIMVSGSGTFELLQLCFTNDMAACMGKDKKPLFPGRCVYGGILSENGHVIDDTIIFHIRENEYMAVVNAGMGADIAAHFHKNKENRDVNIIDLTDRLGKIDIQGPASAKIMKKILKNPEQVFDKMPYFSFKGHFDKDHPNSDIVRINDNTPILLSRTGYTGEFGFEIFMTSDHLVKVWEMLLEAGREFNVTACGLAARDSLRAGAVLPLSHQDIGHWPFINNPWDFSLPYNNDNTGFTKEFIGSKALLNIKNPEYTYAFAGMDLRKVTLPALVFDKNGKEIGKVLTCATDMAVGRHEGKIYSIASTDKPENLKIKGLSCGFIKVDKQLFPGDNVELKDSRRNITVQVEKDIRPGRTARKLMKEMV, encoded by the coding sequence ATGGAAAACATAAAAAAAACACTGCTTAATCAATGGCATAAATCCCAGGGGGCAAATATGGCAGAGTTTGGTGGCTATGACATGCCCCTTTGGTATTTATCTGCAAAAAATGAGCATATGACAGTTATTACTGATGCAGGTCTTTTTGACACAAGTCATATGGCCTCAATCATGGTATCAGGTTCAGGAACTTTTGAGCTTTTGCAGCTTTGTTTTACCAATGATATGGCTGCATGTATGGGCAAAGATAAAAAGCCATTATTTCCAGGAAGATGCGTTTATGGGGGGATTTTAAGCGAAAACGGACATGTGATTGACGATACCATTATTTTCCATATCAGGGAAAACGAATACATGGCTGTTGTCAATGCAGGCATGGGCGCTGATATTGCTGCACATTTTCATAAAAATAAGGAAAACAGGGATGTTAATATCATTGATCTTACAGACAGGCTCGGCAAGATTGACATCCAGGGACCTGCAAGTGCAAAAATCATGAAAAAAATACTCAAAAATCCTGAACAGGTTTTTGATAAAATGCCCTATTTTTCATTTAAAGGGCATTTTGATAAGGATCATCCAAATTCTGATATTGTCCGCATTAATGATAATACACCCATACTGCTTTCCAGGACAGGCTATACAGGTGAGTTCGGGTTTGAAATCTTCATGACTTCCGATCACCTTGTCAAGGTATGGGAAATGCTCCTTGAAGCAGGAAGGGAGTTTAATGTTACAGCCTGCGGACTGGCTGCAAGGGATTCCCTGCGCGCCGGTGCTGTGCTTCCCCTTTCACACCAGGATATTGGACACTGGCCCTTTATAAACAATCCCTGGGATTTTTCCCTGCCCTATAATAATGATAACACAGGTTTTACCAAAGAATTTATAGGAAGCAAAGCCTTGTTAAATATTAAAAATCCTGAATATACATATGCTTTTGCAGGCATGGATCTGCGCAAGGTTACGCTTCCTGCCCTGGTTTTTGACAAAAACGGCAAAGAAATCGGAAAGGTTCTTACATGTGCCACAGATATGGCAGTCGGGCGGCATGAAGGAAAGATTTACAGCATTGCCAGCACTGATAAACCTGAAAATCTTAAAATAAAAGGTCTGAGCTGCGGTTTTATCAAGGTGGATAAACAACTTTTTCCAGGGGATAATGTTGAACTGAAAGACAGCAGGAGAAATATAACAGTTCAGGTTGAAAAGGATATACGCCCTGGCAGAACTGCAAGAAAATTAATGAAAGAAATGGTTTAA
- the gcvPA gene encoding aminomethyl-transferring glycine dehydrogenase subunit GcvPA, whose translation MRYLPHTSEDIAEMLKVAGAADLDDLFSSIPDDCRFKGELNLPEMTEWELNSHMADLASQTAVMPEYKVFIGAGSYNHYIPATIPYLINRSEISTAYTPYQPEISQGTLQTIFEYQTLTARLLGMETANASMYDGASALAEALLMAIRIEKGKKKTVAVSSLVHPMYRKAVETYFTPTDFKIVELPYLADGTTDISGLEKIGDLAAVAVQSPNFFGCIENIKSASDKAHNLNALCVTCFTEPLAFGLIKNPGSQGADIVCGEGQSMGIPQSFGGPGLGMFASLNKYVRSMPGRLIGQTTDLDGKRGFVLTLATREQHIRREKATSNICSNQGLCATMSAMYMASIGQTGIRQLAQINHDKTEYLKSELEKAGMQIPFKRAVFNEFVVKFPQGFETKYKELIKNKIVPGIPLESYYPDLKDHYLLCATETISKSDMDELVKEVKS comes from the coding sequence ATGAGATATTTACCGCATACCAGCGAAGATATAGCAGAAATGCTCAAGGTGGCAGGTGCGGCTGATCTTGATGATCTTTTTTCCTCTATTCCTGATGACTGCCGCTTTAAAGGAGAACTTAACCTGCCTGAAATGACAGAATGGGAGTTAAACAGCCATATGGCAGACCTGGCATCCCAAACGGCTGTTATGCCTGAATATAAGGTTTTTATCGGGGCAGGAAGCTATAATCATTATATTCCTGCAACAATACCCTACCTTATAAACCGTTCTGAAATATCAACAGCATACACCCCTTACCAGCCTGAAATCAGCCAGGGAACCCTCCAGACCATATTTGAATACCAGACCCTGACAGCAAGGCTTTTAGGAATGGAAACTGCCAATGCGTCCATGTATGACGGGGCTTCAGCCCTTGCAGAAGCCCTGCTTATGGCAATAAGGATTGAAAAAGGGAAAAAAAAGACCGTGGCAGTTTCAAGCCTGGTTCATCCCATGTACAGAAAGGCTGTTGAAACCTATTTTACACCCACAGATTTTAAAATCGTTGAACTGCCTTATCTTGCAGACGGCACAACAGATATTTCAGGGCTTGAGAAAATAGGCGATCTTGCAGCAGTTGCAGTTCAATCCCCTAATTTTTTCGGATGTATTGAAAATATAAAGTCAGCCAGTGATAAGGCTCACAATCTCAATGCCCTGTGCGTAACATGTTTTACAGAACCCCTTGCCTTTGGTCTTATAAAAAACCCGGGAAGCCAGGGAGCAGATATTGTCTGCGGCGAAGGACAAAGCATGGGAATCCCCCAGTCCTTTGGAGGCCCTGGTCTTGGAATGTTTGCATCTTTGAATAAATATGTAAGAAGTATGCCCGGACGGCTTATAGGACAGACCACAGACCTTGACGGCAAAAGAGGGTTTGTCCTCACCCTTGCAACCCGTGAACAGCATATACGAAGGGAAAAGGCAACCTCAAACATCTGTTCAAACCAGGGACTTTGTGCCACCATGTCAGCCATGTACATGGCTTCAATAGGACAGACAGGCATCCGCCAGCTTGCACAAATCAATCATGACAAGACCGAGTATTTGAAATCAGAGCTTGAAAAAGCCGGGATGCAGATACCTTTTAAACGTGCTGTATTTAATGAATTTGTGGTTAAATTCCCCCAGGGTTTTGAAACAAAATACAAAGAACTGATAAAAAACAAGATAGTACCAGGCATTCCCCTGGAATCTTATTATCCTGATTTAAAAGATCATTATCTTTTATGTGCAACAGAAACCATAAGCAAATCTGATATGGACGAACTTGTTAAGGAGGTGAAATCATGA
- a CDS encoding Lrp/AsnC family transcriptional regulator has protein sequence MDIDETNKAIIKHLRDGRKSYKKIADELGLTENTVRSRVKKLVDTGILEIAGLVNPESIPRHNAVIIGVKLGTENMFMKAEAFSRLRGVVSAAIVTGRYDLMLTVLFNDDYNLEEFYTHEVSGIKGVQSMETFVIYKNFNFKVPYVL, from the coding sequence ATGGATATTGATGAAACAAATAAGGCAATTATCAAGCATCTCCGAGACGGCAGAAAATCCTATAAAAAGATAGCAGATGAGCTGGGGCTGACTGAAAATACGGTGCGCTCCCGTGTTAAAAAACTAGTTGATACCGGTATTCTTGAGATTGCCGGTCTGGTAAATCCTGAATCTATTCCCAGGCATAATGCTGTTATTATCGGCGTTAAGCTCGGCACTGAAAACATGTTCATGAAAGCCGAAGCTTTCAGCAGACTAAGGGGAGTAGTTTCCGCAGCTATTGTTACAGGCCGGTATGATCTTATGCTCACAGTGCTTTTCAATGATGATTATAATCTTGAAGAATTTTATACACATGAAGTTTCAGGGATTAAAGGGGTTCAATCTATGGAAACCTTTGTAATATATAAGAATTTCAACTTTAAGGTTCCTTATGTATTATAA
- a CDS encoding adenylate/guanylate cyclase domain-containing protein: MINNTDQKKQVSRLRHDLRTPLNAIIGYSEMILEDIEDSNLDYTESDNFNILNFIKNLKKIHATGTNMAAKVNEILDSEKIIDFETIGSQLYHEFQPYSDIVIQSSKVLINDSKNILEEDLIDDIEKIYSAIKNFMFQIDDFSKNVFIEKSSKSSPSQPAARLDNARKHSKDYDDKTTIHGGLLVVDDNEMNRDILCRHLERQGYMTIVAEDGYQALEMVKENQPDLVLLDIMMPGMDGYQVLQAVKENEESRAIPVIMISALDEMDSVVRCIEMGAEDYLPKPFDPVLLKARIGACLEKKRLRDMEQAYLKQLKLEQEKSERLLLNILPRQIAERLKQEETTISDNFEEATVLFIDIVGFTSLSSKISPKELVALLNTIFSAFDKLAESHGLEKIKTIGDAYMVVGGIPVPGLDHAENVADMALDVLDEIKRINNELNTDFKIRVGINTGPVVAGVIGTRKFSYDLWGETVNIASRMESHGITDCIQVSPETYKHLNKKFIFKERGMINIKGKGEMNTYLLTGRKKIMESGSI, from the coding sequence ATGATAAATAATACAGACCAAAAAAAGCAGGTTTCAAGACTCAGACATGATCTTAGAACACCTTTGAATGCCATTATCGGATACAGTGAAATGATACTTGAAGATATTGAGGATTCAAACCTGGATTATACTGAATCAGATAATTTCAACATATTGAATTTTATTAAAAATCTAAAAAAAATTCATGCAACAGGTACTAATATGGCGGCAAAGGTAAACGAGATTCTTGATTCTGAAAAAATAATAGACTTTGAAACTATAGGCAGTCAATTGTACCATGAATTTCAGCCATACTCAGATATTGTAATCCAGAGCAGCAAAGTACTTATAAATGACAGCAAAAATATTTTAGAAGAAGATTTAATTGATGATATTGAAAAAATTTATTCAGCAATAAAAAATTTTATGTTTCAAATTGATGATTTTTCAAAAAATGTTTTTATTGAAAAATCATCAAAAAGCTCTCCTTCCCAGCCTGCAGCCCGTTTAGATAATGCCCGGAAACATTCTAAGGATTATGATGATAAAACAACCATTCATGGAGGTCTGCTTGTAGTTGATGATAATGAGATGAACCGGGATATACTCTGCCGTCATCTTGAACGCCAGGGATATATGACAATAGTGGCAGAAGACGGTTATCAGGCACTGGAGATGGTAAAAGAAAACCAGCCTGATCTTGTACTGCTTGATATAATGATGCCTGGGATGGATGGGTACCAGGTTTTGCAGGCTGTTAAAGAAAATGAAGAATCCCGTGCAATTCCTGTTATAATGATATCTGCTTTGGATGAAATGGATTCTGTTGTGCGCTGTATTGAAATGGGAGCTGAGGATTACCTGCCCAAACCTTTTGATCCGGTTTTATTAAAAGCAAGAATTGGGGCCTGCCTGGAAAAAAAGAGGCTGCGGGACATGGAGCAGGCATATTTAAAGCAGTTAAAACTGGAACAGGAAAAATCCGAAAGACTGCTGCTTAATATCCTGCCCAGGCAGATAGCTGAACGCTTGAAACAGGAAGAAACAACCATTTCAGATAATTTTGAAGAAGCTACTGTTTTATTTATAGATATTGTTGGATTTACCAGTCTTTCGTCAAAAATATCGCCAAAAGAACTTGTAGCCCTGCTCAATACAATCTTTTCAGCATTTGACAAACTGGCTGAATCCCATGGACTTGAAAAAATTAAAACCATTGGAGATGCTTATATGGTTGTGGGAGGGATTCCTGTGCCAGGTCTGGATCATGCAGAAAATGTTGCAGATATGGCCCTGGATGTATTGGATGAAATAAAGCGCATAAACAATGAATTAAACACTGATTTTAAAATCCGAGTCGGCATCAATACCGGTCCTGTTGTTGCAGGAGTAATTGGAACCAGAAAATTTTCTTATGATCTGTGGGGGGAAACAGTAAATATTGCAAGCCGCATGGAATCCCACGGAATTACAGACTGTATCCAGGTTTCACCTGAAACCTATAAACACTTAAATAAAAAATTTATATTCAAAGAACGCGGTATGATAAATATTAAAGGAAAAGGCGAGATGAATACCTATCTTCTGACTGGCCGTAAAAAAATTATGGAATCAGGTTCAATATAG